In the Sander lucioperca isolate FBNREF2018 chromosome 24, SLUC_FBN_1.2, whole genome shotgun sequence genome, cccccctctctctcccttttcatgtcttcagctgtcctgtcaataaaggcttaaaaatgcccaaaaaataatcttaaaaaaaaaaaaaggatatattCTAAtatctatatgtgtgtgcaaATGTATGCAGAAAAGCATATTAATGCAAATAATGTTCCACTCTTTAGCATTACAAGGGAGCAAACTCTCCAGATGTGTAAAACAAAACGTCAATAACTAATTTGGTTGCAAAACTCAGGAAACTCCTTTTGAACTCTCTTTAGAAAAATCAAAAAGCCTTTATTGTTTTTGGCTTGGTCATCTTAAACCTTTAAAACACTCTGACGCGTTACGGCATACAAGCCTTCGTCAGGGAGTCAACTCATTTGGTTGGGTTGGTTTGAACATTAGTCATTTGTAGAATGCTAAGTAAGTATCTTTTTACATAGATATTAGCAAGTAAAACTGTAAAAGTGAAGATTACTCAAATGGGAAATAACACCCTCCGTTCGACATTTTGGTACGAGCACATATATTAATGCTGTATTTTGTGatgatttttaaaattgattgTTTTCCCTAgaattgatattttttattttattaccaaTGATTCtcctaaatattttctttttgtgcGGTACCACTGACAGCGACTACATCagatccgtttccagcaaaacagagcgaaagcagaaaatgcagaaaatccatgttatgttcttctttacaaatgaaataaatgtcagactgactgacatgtgatgtgcatccttctctagaagtgtattattcaactgttgtttttcttaaagaaggaaaagaaaatcacaataccaatcaaatcggcacccatgtaccgtgaaaaaataaaatcaggaCAAACGCATATTGTCCCAATCCTATAATGCTGCATAAATATCTACTATTAATCTACTGTATGTTAAATTACCACAGCACTGATATATGTTCAGTAGGTGTATTTACAGTAACTTACACTTAAGCCTTTGTGGCCAGAATAACAACTGACATACTGAAGCGAGACCATTATAAACTCCCGTACCAGCCTACGAGGCGTCTTCCTCCTTCAGTCGGAACGCACTAAGGACACTTATAGAGCTCGACACCTGTTACATCCCAGGAGAGTTGATGCACTTGAAAGCAGATAGGCTTACTTACTGCGCGTGACAGCGTCTAAGGCACATCCAGCACCCGTGGCCCCTCCTCCGACAACCAGGACATCGAACTCCTCTGTGTTTTGCAGCGCCGCGAGCTGGGCCTGCCGAGCGGGGAAATCATCCGCAAAGGGAACCCTCAGCTCTGCTTCTGCTGCCACGTGGGCTAACCGAGCCTGGGtgtgacacagatacatacagCAACACGCATACAATAAGAAGAATACTTTCCATGACCTAAAGATTCTCTAAATTGTGCAAAACTACAAGTTCCAATGTTAATTTCTATTTACACTCTATGTTAAACACTACAAATGTCACACAAATATAGCAACACTTTTCTTGAGGTTTATTCTGAAACATTGTTAGCATCCCCAGTGTTACATGTTCATGCATTATTCTTGCATTATAATCACGTCATAATATTCAATGTGATATAATGCATAATGACTTGCAATCACTTTAATACATTATGGATTTGACTGTGTAATGAGATTACTGTACTGTGCTCATCATATGCATTATTTTGTTGAAATGGATGGAGTATAATGTATGTACAGAAGGCTGGAAGTGCATCTAGTACTGTGATTATGATTAAAAAAGTTTAATATAGCCCGACCGATGCTGATTTTTTGAAGTTACAAGTTAACAATACGGAGTTTGAAAAACCTATTAGAAGAAAACGagtattcattattttacattaatagataacaaaaacaaactaaccctgtacatttgtgtgttttgtaagattttctttgtatttaaattttttggCCTTTGTTAGATAGCGACAGCTGAGCTACTATTACTTTGGTGGTTCCCATTTATTGTATGTGCTATAAGCTAATTTAGCTCTAGAAATATGACCatcttataaaaataaaaattattttgatactttaagtatattttgctgATAGTTGTTACAAACTGTTACTTATGTACGAGTTTGTATgctggacttttacttgtaaaagaGTATTTTGACTTGatagtattgctacttttacttaagtaatcaCAGCACAAATGTAGTTGAAATGCATTTTCAACAAATCCAAGAATGAGATTTTTGTCCAAGCTGAAATCCAAGCTGTTCTTGGTAGTGAAAGGGAGTTTATAATGTGCTCACGGTGTCTCATTTTCATCTTTAGTTTCCAAATGAAGTGTTGCTAAAAAAGCCCAGTAAAGCACAGCAAGCAGAGTTTGCTGAAGGTTACGATCTGCTGCAACATGCTGCTCAACTTTGCAAACCCCACAAAATAAAAGAACAATCTTTTTACATTATTTGTATCCATTGTTTGATTAGCAAAATaatgaatttaaataaataatcacaacgataaaacaaaaaaaacacagctctactctgatATGAGGGCTTCATTgctaatgaaatatttattcatttttctatTTAGCAGTTCAAGCTAAATGATTGCATCAAGCTGCTTTGAAGCAAACGCGGCATTTGACTTGCAAATAGTAGCAGGCGTTTGTAATTTAGGTCTGCAACCACAAGCGAGACGATGATATAATCATTGTCTGTTTTTGATGATGCATACAGACAAACACCGCCACAGAATTAAGTGCCAGCGTGTGGCCAGTAATCAAGTTAAGTCAGTGAATGGCACAGCAAGGCCCATGCTAATAGCCAATCGGCCGCTATCTTGAAAACGTATCCAAGCCATATGCCCTTGCTAAAGGAGACAAGACGGACATTCAGCTCATCAGCATTGCAATCACTGGGATTAGAGGCATGCATGATTACAAACTATTGTGAAACATTATTATATTTCATCAGGGTCGACTTCTTGCTTACCAATCCATGCTTGGTTGAGAGGACGACGATGGGCAAGAGAAGACATTATCGCGCCAGGGCACAAAACAAAGTTCACATTAGGTTGCACAGTCACATAAAGTCTGGTATGTAGTTGTGTGGCATGCCTGAAATAGGCCTACgtcaggtcagaggtcacacagcTGCTTGTCCAAATGAAGccatgtggttgtgtgtgtgtgtgtgtgtgtgtgtgtgtgtgtgtgtgagagagagagagagagagagagagagagagagagacaatcaGCGGCTGAGTTTTAAGGCTTGACATTAAGATAATTAATCTTTTCAAGGTGTCTTCATTCctcaaatgtatgtgtgtgtctacattGTCAAGCAGCGAACCGTTTTCTTTAAGATTGAGAGAGAGTTTGGGGATTTAAGTGTCAAAACACAAATTCATGTTTcaaatgaattaaataaatgCATCTAAAATCTCAATTCACTGtaaatgggttttttttaaaacacaaaaatctgtttttaacaCGAGGTGTGGCATGTTCAGCGttaacaaaacaaattgaatTAAGCTCGCAGCTAGGTGATGTACAGCTGTACATCCATCACTTGACTTGACATCATTTGCCTACAaaaactggaaacagctagcatggctctgtgtaaaagtaacaaaagtctgcctaccagcacctctagagctcactaattaacattattatcattttttgtctgttttgtgtaAAAGCAACTGTTTGCTGTTTTCCTGGGGGTTATGGGCCATACTTTTTCTTGGCTGGGACTTGGAGTTTACACTGGCTTCCCAGAAACTGGTTCCACACTATATTCTAATATGGCTTTATATTAAGCGTATAAACATGCGAGTGGCATCGCCCTTCTCATCTAAGGCTGAGTAAGAAAACAGGATCGAGTGCCAGCATGCTTGCAAGTGAACTGATGCCTCCTGCTCAACAGCTGGAAAACAtccaataaaacaaaaagaaaaaatacctTGGATACGACAGCAAGCACATTCCAACATCTAGAACGGACATGCCCTTCGAAAGGCAGTCCCTCCCTGCTTGGTCGTTTTGTTTCAGGCCAAAAGAAATACTATTCTCAATATTGTACTGTTGTCATGCCCAAAACTGACATATTCAAGGTTTGTCCTTTCATTTTACATCTGTCAGGATGTAAAAACGTGAAGCAGCATATACAATACTGACAATGAAGCCTAAACACATTTGTCTTCAGTCAAATTCTGCAAAACTGCAattcttgcaacgtgtaaacATGCAACAGCAAACACTTGGCGGAGCATCTCTAACAGCACACAAACTGTCAGGTGCATCAGCTTACCTGCGTCTTCCTGTACTCGATCAGCTGTGATAGGCCAAAAACTGTGGCGACTGCCCCACTGCCGATGATCGCTGTCCGTTTCAGAGCCTTCCTGAACGCCATCGTCCCTGTTGGAGTAAAAGTGCAGTgaggagacagagcagggacacCCGGGTTAAAAGGCTGGTATGACACGTGATGAGGAAGGAATGCAACTAAGTACGGTGGGTGGGAGGCTCCAAAAAGGCTGTAAGGCCAAATGTTCAGGTAGAGAAGGTGTGCAGACAGAGGCAGGGCATGCTGTGTTTATGTTTCCTGTTGCACAGAATAAGGAGAAACTTTCATTACGCAGAGAACGCATTGCCAATTTTAATACTATATCGCTTATTTTGTTTAGAGCTGCATCTGAGATTATTTTAccatcgatttttttttttaccattaaaATGTCAagatgtcttcaaatgtcttgttatgtccgaccaacagtccacaAACCAAAGGTAATtagtttacaatgatataaaatagagaaaaagctgaaaattcttacatttgagaagctggaaaagggacattatttttgtcatttgaaaGGAAATTGCTCATTACATAATCAATAATGATTATGTACCTTTAATTAATTGTGCTAAACAAGCACTTTAAGGACACCGCATTCGCTCTATGAtagatgtttgtgattatttttgacattttaaaccctACATGATCAGACGAATTGattagctttaaaaaaataagcaagTGACAGATGAATTAATAATGGCAATTATTGTTAGCGGCACTTTACGCAAAATCATTATGTTTGTCCAACTATGCAGCATTAATACATTTCCTTCACTATACATAAGTAGCCTAACTGTGCTGTGCAATGCAATACAATACTATTTGCAGTTAAGCATTAAGCAATTGCTAGGATACTGTTTCCATGTTTTTATAATGACCCTGTGTACCATAAGGAGCAGAAGATGACACCAGCTCTGGCAGCATGAGGGCCTGAATTCTCACCAGGGCAGCcccaaaaaaaagtatttgcatCCCCAGTATAATGCACTTTGAATAAAGGTTTCCAGGGAGTGCCATACACTGAAGCAGATTCTAATGCATTTTTATAAAACACAGCTACAGATGGCACAAATGTCAGTAATGACTTCTGTGTAACAAGTGACCTATCGTGTCAGCCAATATTAGCACCAAACATTTTTACTGCCACTGCCACTTAATACAAACTGAAacttgcactatatttatatttaaatcttaaatctcagaccatactgatattgcactactccttccctctcttcaattgtttttgtaaaattgtaaattctattgtattgttatactgtatacttgatagtatttttttttatatttcttactgtcttttctgttttaattttgtatatgttaagtgagtgttgtactttgagagcaaagattaaccggagtcaaattccttgtttgtttacgcaaacctggccaatgaAGCTGATTCTGAAaggatataaaacaaaaacatgaaagtcTAATTTGTGTGAGCTCCCTGACTACCAAAGGGCACCTCGGTTTAGGCAAATTAGCCTCTTTCATAACCTGTTATAAAGACGATATGAAAGCTTCTCTTCAGAACTGAAGCTGCACTGTGCAATACCACAACTGCATATGTTAGACACTAAAGCTGTGAGCTACAGTATATGACTGAATTATAACACTCACCAAGTATTGCCCAAACAATAGTCCAAAATTGGTTATATCAAATAAGTAAGCAAGATTATAAGTGTGACTAGACACTCTGCTACTTAAAAATGTTCAGTACTCCAATACAAAGTCCTAGTTTTAGACTATTTTATTTCAGCAAAGACCCTATCTTTTGTTAAatgaaataggtttttgtttatcTTTCTCAAAGCCAGGTATTACCAATGTCCATCCAGTGTATTGGCCTTTAAAACCCCTACAGTATAATAAAAACCTACTCTCTGTGGCATACCACAGGCTTTCACACCCTTTCACAGGCTGCTCATTTCTGGAGACTACAAAGGCCAAACATGGACCAAAATAAGCCCTAAAGAACCTTCTTGACTGGAACTTGCTGACGTGTGTAGTTTAGCCAGCTGAACCACACAACTATTGAAGCTGAAGCCCTAATAAGTGAGTGACAAAACCATTCATTGTCATAAAACTGGGCTGTCTATGCAGTAGAATGgtgcaaatatttgtttggAAATTGGTGCtgcatagggctgggcgatatggagaaaatcagatatcacgatatcattgaccaaataccttgatgtcaatattgcgacgatattgtagggttgacttttgctgctttcacaaaatatttttagaattagattttagataaataatcatcaataatgtaaaTATAATAACTATGTGTTTAAAGTTcaataaaatgacatcactttactgtaatgcagcctgaaAACCAGGACTACACTTACCATAtcaccatattacgatatccaaaatctaagatgataaattgtctcatatcacaatataatatcaatattttgcCCAGACCTAGTGCTGCATGACCAGAGAAAAGAAGCAGTTATATTTACTCCCTTTCGCTCAAAAGGTACCAGACTACTAGAATGTTCTGCGACGCACTGGACCAATTAACGCTTGTTACTTGTATTCAACCAAACAGTGCACTATgcactaaaatatgtttctgaaaagtagttcaagttcaagttccaAGTAGGCAATAGAGTAACTGGACCTTGGTTCATATCTGACCAGCACTGTTTAGTTttacagtttagtttagttttgtgTCCATATGTGGAAGGACagtctgtagttcaaacaacagGCCCTAGAGCCAGCAGCAAACCACCAAGTTGTGTCAAAAGCATCACTTGGAGGTTTTTCTGCTGGCCTGTTAGTAGGGAGATCTGGGCACTGGTAGATGGAGGGAAGTTTAGCATAGTTCATTTACACATActtccaatattattataatacgAAGTTGGTTGAATATCAGAAAATTATCCCTTTAACCatttcaagttcaagttcaaagtgtattgtcatatgcacagtaAGGAAACATGTTTCCCTGTACAATGAAATTCTTCCTTTGCTGTCCACAGAATGCCGAACAATGTACACATTTCTCCCAAGCATGATCACCGCCTCATTCACTGACATCAGCCTTCAGACTCCTAGTGAGTCAGCAGAAGAGGGGTGAGGGGTTTTAAAGATTCACGTGGAGAGGTCCATTGACATATTCCTATTTTTAACGGCCTAAAGTATATTTAATAATTGTGAATCCCGTATGTAGTATTGACAAACCCACACAGCAGGGGGTGGTAGATTTATAATGTCAGATGTATTGCCAGGTTTAGTGTTCCGTTATCTATCACCACGCAAGAGGAAGTCCCTGTTCTTCGAAGTCTTGCTGTGGATTAAAATGTCTGCtcatgtctgtttgtttcactttcAGTCTTTGAGAGAAAACCTAGAAAAAGCCTCGTcttaacaatcacaaataaGCTCTTCACGTTATAAAAAAAGAGACCTAGTATACACCTCCACAGGAAGACAGGAATATGTAGCAGTTTTTACGGTTTTATAtaaccaaatacacacattagCCTGGCGTATCGTTAGCTAGAACAACTGATGAGAAGATGTCATTCAGTCATGGTCATACAAGCACTAGCTAAGAAAAACTCGCAGATGTTCTGCATTTTTGGCTCTACGCCAAAAACAACAAAGGGTTATTAAATAGTCGTCAGACATATTTTACAATGTCCGAAAAACACTCGGTCATACAACAGACATTCCCACTTACAGGACTTCTTGCTTTGTGGCTGATTAAAACTCGCTCGGGGCGATGCAGGGCGTAGACTGAGGACATCGGTTATCCAAACCGCTTGTGTTTGACAACTACAACCAGGAAGCAGAGAGCAGCCTCGAGAGACGTCGCGCAGAACCAATCAGAATGCAGCGCTCAGCTACGCTCGTCCAATAGCGTTCGAGAGGAGGCGGTGCCACGTTGTTGACGTAAGGAGATTGCACAACGCTGGTCTCCCCTCCATCCTCCTCCTTAAGGATAATAATAAAGAGGGACAGAAGTGCCACCAGCTGTcgctttctctgtctttcagcACAGGACACAtggaagaaaaaataaagcCTATAAGATATATATCAGACTATTTTCTGTAGGCTAGTATTTCTTaaaccaaatgtgttttaattatGCTCCTCAATCAACCTCCTCAGATTAAAGAACAGCCGTGAGGGATCTTACTCCCCAGCAATGTAAAGAgaatgtgtatttatgtagcaACGCCAGGTTTGATAGTTGTCGCAATAAAATCACAATAAATATCCTTAAATAAGATGCAAATTGCAAAAGAGTGCAAGCATTCTTTCCAAATTACATGAACCACTTTCTGTGCCcacaccagagacacacacagcaccCCACCCGTCTGTGGCTCGTGCGTAAGGGTTTGGCAGAAGGGTGCGCACCACGTAAACAAAAGCACATTGTCGATGTGACTGCCAGCCAGTCTGCAAGCCAAGAGTGGGAGAAGTGGACAGTCATTTCCTTTGCTCTCTAGACAGCGAGTGGACCTCTCTAGCAGCAGCTAAAGCTTTAATAGTTCCGCACGcaacgctacagcagagatgTCACTTGTCACTGTCCTCCTGCACTGCATGGAGGTCTGAGGTATTGCATATTCTACTTTTTCTCCATTTATTTATTAGGAAATCAATGATGCATGTCAGTGTAAAGCTTGAAAGTGATGCtctgatgttgttgttttttcaggcAAAGTAAAGCAGGCCATAATATCCTTTGGAAAATAAGACAACTAAAGCCTTAAGGTAATAAAGACTGTTCTTCGTGCTGTTTTTCTGCGTACTGCAACATATTTCCAGGTCTTTTAGAATAGTCTTAAGGTCATAAGTATCGGCCTTTCAACAAGTGGATATTTCTGCCTAACGTGCGCGCAATGTTGGATGTTGGAcctttcttatttattttttttacaaagaaaaCATTCTTAAGTATTGTTTAATATCAGCTCCAAGGGAAAACCTCTGCTTCGACCTGACTGCATTATATCCATGTTTGCAGGAGCCATGCCGTGTGTGCAGACCCAGTGCGGCTCCTCTCCACAAGGAGCCAGCCCGGCCTCTCAGAGCGCCGGTGGAGAGCTCAGCTGCGACTTCCTCACCCCGGAGTTTGTCAAGTATAGCATGGACCTTACTAACAGTGAAATCTCAACTGCAACATCGGCTCCCAGTTTCGGCTCCATGGGTGACACTTATGGCGCCGGGTACGACGTGAAGCCCCCGTGTCTCTTCCAAATGCCGGTGCAGGGAGAGCTTCCGTGCGTCAAGGTGGAGGATGCGCACGGGTGTCCGCGGTATCAGCCGAATCAACATCACCCGCACCAGTCCGACGAGCTACTCTCCTCCCCGGGCTCCATTTATTATTACCGGCCTCCGTCGCCGCACACCCCCATCACATCCAACTTTCAAACTCCACCGGGACACTTATGGGAGGACTCTGGCTCTCTGTACAGTTTTCGACATGACTATTTGGCGGCGGCGCACAGGAAAAACACACTATCCAGATTCTCGCTGTTTTCCCTAAAACACGCGCAACACGGCGGTCAGAGCTTGTCCACCTGCCAAATGAAATTTGACGGTTCTCTCCAGGTGTCCATGAACCTGGACGCAGCCGGGGCGCACCAGCCGCTGGATAGCCCCGGGGTTTTGGGCTCCGCTGCCCACGGAAAGCAGCCCGTTGTGGGATTTCCTCACCTGCCCCAGTTCGCCCACGGCCACCACTTTATGGACTACCAGACTTCTTGTGCTCCCAGCCGAGGACCGCTGAGCGCGGAGGGACTGTGCGCCGTCTGCGGGGATAACGCAGCCTGCCAGCACTACGGAGTGCGCACCTGCGAGGGCTGCAAGGGTTTCTTCAAGGTTTGTTCTCAatgcaactttattttaaagCTGCATGAAAACTACGATTTCAACCTGGATATTCGCAGGCAGCAGACGGGCAAACACGATTAGGGAATCTTTAGTATCCTAAAATCATGAAACATGCCACATGCAAATGCTGTcatgaaacattttaaatacCAGATTTGTCAAAATGGATATCTTCAACCCTAACCTCAGGTAATTGGACATAATGTAAAAAATCCCACTGGGACCCCTGGCTGGCCTCCTGAATTGCACATTATGCTTCAGATGCACGTTCTGATCTCTTGACACACGCGTTTTAGGGGCAAATGTCCTGTATGAAAATGGCTACCAACGTGCCATGAATAAAAAACCTTTCCCTTCTTCTCGCTGAAGGAGATTCCCCGGGGCAATTCTCCAAATTATGAATGGCCACGACCCTGTATTTACCCAGACTGCCCTGTCCGCCTCCTGAATGCCTTATAATGCCTCAGATGGCCCACAGGAGCAAGAGTGCTGCTGTTAATTTTCAAAGGACCATTTAGGGCTTTTTACTTAAGTCTTAACAAAAATGAGTTGAGGAGCTACTAAAAAAAAGGTGCTTTATGTTAAAAGAATTCCCAGTTTCTTTCAAAAAAGGTTCCACATGCCACCAGCTTAGATTATCTCTCTAGGCGTAGAAAGCCCCCTTTGGTGCCATATAGTGAACCTTTTGAGAACAGTAAGATATTGGTTCTACAGAGACCAAGATCATGCTTTAATGCTCTTTCCAGAAGTGCCAAAGTGCAGCATGTGCAATTTAGCTTGTCTTACATTTGGAGGTTTTCAGAACAGAACATTTAAGATATAAAACTACAACATCTTAGGTCTGTTTGAGTCAGTAATGTTTTATATGGAGCTTAACCAAAGAACCTTCAAAAGcagatgttttattatattaaacAGACAAAATGAGTGTATGGTAATGAGGTTTAAAACTAAATTCAAATTGATTTTACTCAAAGTAAGCTGAATGCATCACCTCAGCCTTTGTGCAGGTATCAGATTCACTTTGTTTTTTGCAAAATAACTAAATCTTTTTCTTTGTCCATGCAGCGCACAGTACAAAAAAATGCCAAGTACATGTGTTTGGCAGCCAAAAGCTGCCCTGTGGACAAACGCAGGAGGAACCGATGCCAATACTGTCGCTTCCAGAAGTGCCTTGCAGTGGGAATGGTCAAAGAAGGTAAACCAATAAACCTTGAAACCACGTTTCAAGTCTGACATTCGGGTCAGATGCAGAACAGTCAAAGAAAAGTGTGTCCTGTTTCTCTTCATGCTCTGCAGTGGTAAGGACAGACGGTCTGAAAGGTCGACGGGGGCGCCTGCCGTCCAAACCTAAATCTCTCCCGGACTCATCTTCACCCGTCAGCCCCCTCCTGTGCACCCTCATCAGGGCGCATGTGGAATCAAACCCTCCACCTTCTCGCCTTGACTTTCTTAAAGTAAGCAGTAAGGGTGTGACAATACATGTACATCGATCTGGATCGAAACATCGATTCAGTCCTCAATGATCCAATATTATCGATACATATCGTCATCTTTAAGATGTGCCTTTATTCAAATTCCCACTTTATagttattctttttattaataaGAGTAGTTTAAtgtaaatgtctggaagagcttaGTAATGAAATTGTTAAATCATAATAtagttgctttttgtaaatatatataaatgtaatgttttttttgattGTGCTTATGTATCATAACGTATCGCAGGCCCTTGAATGGAATATAATCAAAATCGGATCGTGGCAGACTTGTGATATCAGTAAATGTTGTATTGTTGTCCAAATAATTGATATAATGTCATATTGTGATAAAACGTGTGATTTACACTCCTAGTAAGCAGTGTGGGCATCATTTCATTGCTTTACCAATGAGTGAGGGTGCAGTGCCCTTTTACACAAAAGAAGGGCATTATAGAGCTGTAATCAAAGGTACTTTCCATCTTTTCTACTTCATCCCACTGGTGACCTTTCACTAGTTTAAGGAGAGTCCAGGAAGCCCCCCGGGAGACGACGCTCAGCATGTGCGGCAGTTTTATGACCTCCTGACCAGATCGATGGAGGTGATTCGAGGCTGGGCGCAGAAGATCCCGGGTTTTACCTCCCTGCCCAAACACGACCAAGACCTCCTCTTCTACTCTGCTTTCCTGGAGCTCTTTGTTTTACGGTTGTCGTACAGGTAAAGAACGCACAAAGGGACTCATCTTTTGACATGGTATTTCCTTTTTCTCAGCAAATTTGGACCCAAAGTTAGCAGTCAGTCCACagcatgtaaatatgtttgCTTATGGATCTTCcaataaacacaacaaaacTCGGGAATGGATTTGTTTTTGCAGCACTTTTGGCACTAATGAAAGACGGGTTAACAGCTGGAGAGGCCCCAAAAGGACATGGAAATTTGTGAAAGGAAGATTTGTCACTGTCATTATGGGGACTAAAATTTGAGCACAAGCTGTCATACTGTTTCAGATCCAACCTGGAGGACGGGAAGCTGATCTTCTGCGACGGGTCAGTGTGGGAGCGGCTCCAGTGCTTGCGTGGCTTTGGGGAGTGGATTGACAGCATCGTTGAATTCTCCGCTAATCTGCAGAGGATGAACTTGGATGTGTCCACCTTCTCCTGCATATGCACTCTCGCCTTGGTCACCGGTGAGATGCttaaaaacacttttgtttGCCCACTTATGCACATTAATATTCCCTTGAAATGAATTATTAACTAAATGGACCCGGTAACAAAAGTAGCCCAAAATCACATATCTGTAAAGTCAGGTCATGCAGAGAGATTAAGCTTTAAGAGGTTAGtaataacttttttaataactttctgGGCTGTAAACCACATGTAATGTTTAGGGGCCAGACATTAAGTAGGACACAGAGAACTGACTGCTGTATTGGTTAAAATAGGttgctaaaagtaatgaatacatCATTGAAAAAGCTAAATTGAATGGATAAATGGTTTAAATTGATTGATAAAACTTTACTGGATGAATGTGAAATTAAGAGTTTACAGTGAAAGCATCATTACTTTGAGAAACAAGAATTGTAGCATACAGCACTGCTATTTTCCTACCACTTTTGGTTAATTATGTTTCATTATGATCTCAtatgtttgtttaaaatgtgatttacgGACCAGCAGAGCGGCACGGACTGAAGGAGCCGAAGaaagtggaggagctgcagaacAACATTGTCAAGTGCTTGAAGGACGCCGATGGCCTCTCGGACTGCTGGTCCAACCATTTGTCCAGACTTTTGGATAAACTGCGTGAACTTCGCACTCTGTGCATCCAAGGCCTGCAGAG is a window encoding:
- the LOC116044831 gene encoding nuclear receptor subfamily 4 group A member 2-like isoform X1, with the protein product MPCVQTQCGSSPQGASPASQSAGGELSCDFLTPEFVKYSMDLTNSEISTATSAPSFGSMGDTYGAGYDVKPPCLFQMPVQGELPCVKVEDAHGCPRYQPNQHHPHQSDELLSSPGSIYYYRPPSPHTPITSNFQTPPGHLWEDSGSLYSFRHDYLAAAHRKNTLSRFSLFSLKHAQHGGQSLSTCQMKFDGSLQVSMNLDAAGAHQPLDSPGVLGSAAHGKQPVVGFPHLPQFAHGHHFMDYQTSCAPSRGPLSAEGLCAVCGDNAACQHYGVRTCEGCKGFFKRTVQKNAKYMCLAAKSCPVDKRRRNRCQYCRFQKCLAVGMVKEVVRTDGLKGRRGRLPSKPKSLPDSSSPVSPLLCTLIRAHVESNPPPSRLDFLKFKESPGSPPGDDAQHVRQFYDLLTRSMEVIRGWAQKIPGFTSLPKHDQDLLFYSAFLELFVLRLSYRSNLEDGKLIFCDGSVWERLQCLRGFGEWIDSIVEFSANLQRMNLDVSTFSCICTLALVTAERHGLKEPKKVEELQNNIVKCLKDADGLSDCWSNHLSRLLDKLRELRTLCIQGLQRIFYLKLEDLVPPPAIIDKLFLDTLPF
- the LOC116044831 gene encoding nuclear receptor subfamily 4 group A member 2-like isoform X2, with amino-acid sequence MPCVQTQCGSSPQGASPASQSAGGELSCDFLTPEFVKYSMDLTNSEISTATSAPSFGSMGDTYGAGYDVKPPCLFQMPVQGELPCVKVEDAHGCPRYQPNQHHPHQSDELLSSPGSIYYYRPPSPHTPITSNFQTPPGHLWEDSGSLYSFRHDYLAAAHRKNTLSRFSLFSLKHAQHGGQSLSTCQMKFDGSLQVSMNLDAAGAHQPLDSPGVLGSAAHGKQPVVGFPHLPQFAHGHHFMDYQTSCAPSRGPLSAEGLCAVCGDNAACQHYGVRTCEGCKGFFKRTVQKNAKYMCLAAKSCPVDKRRRNRCQYCRFQKCLAVGMVKEVVRTDGLKGRRGRLPSKPKSLPDSSSPVSPLLCTLIRAHVESNPPPSRLDFLKFKESPGSPPGDDAQHVRQFYDLLTRSMEVIRGWAQKIPGFTSLPKHDQDLLFYSAFLELFVLRLSYRSNLEDGKLIFCDGSVWERLQCLRGFGEWIDSIVEFSANLQRMNLDVSTFSCICTLALVTERHGLKEPKKVEELQNNIVKCLKDADGLSDCWSNHLSRLLDKLRELRTLCIQGLQRIFYLKLEDLVPPPAIIDKLFLDTLPF